The Candidatus Zixiibacteriota bacterium DNA window GAAAGGCCGCTATCCGGGGTGTAAGATTCAAGTAATGTACGAGGCTGGTTTTAGCGGTTTCTGGCTGCACGATTTATTAGAGGCAGATAAAATTGATTGTATTGTTACACCGCCGAACAAGGCAACTCAGGAGAAAGTAAACAAAGTTAAAACCGACAAGATTGATGCGCGTCGCCTGGCTAAGAATTTAGAGAATGGAGATTATGCCAGTTGTCGTGTTCCTGATGTTGAGCTTCGAGAGGACCGTCAGATAAGTCGGACACTAGATCAAACTCAGAAGAATATAAAAGCAACCAAGAACCGGATCCGCAGATTTTTAGATTTATATAATTTGAATGATGGTTTCCCGGCCGGCGCTTGGAAAGAGTCTTATTACAAGCAGTTTTACCATTTGAAATTGAATCATTCTTTACAGGTTAATTTGGATTGTCATTTAAATAATCTTAAGGAGCTTAAGAAGTCGAGGGCGATTCTATTAAAGGAACTTCAGGCACTATGTAAAAAGCTCGCTATAAGGAATCTGTTCGGATTAAACAAAGTAGTCCGGGTATAGGCTGGCTATCTGCTATCAGGTTTACGTTGGAATGGGGTAATATGAACAGGTTTTCTAACGGCAAAAAGATGGCTTCATTTACCGGTCTGACCAGCAGCGAGTATTCGACAGGAGAAAAGGTGCATAGGGGGCGCATTACC harbors:
- a CDS encoding transposase, producing the protein MRKMQDFVAKGKKVFVGLEDSKKTWKLCVRCGNTIVHQTSMPADYSNLKSCLKGRYPGCKIQVMYEAGFSGFWLHDLLEADKIDCIVTPPNKATQEKVNKVKTDKIDARRLAKNLENGDYASCRVPDVELREDRQISRTLDQTQKNIKATKNRIRRFLDLYNLNDGFPAGAWKESYYKQFYHLKLNHSLQVNLDCHLNNLKELKKSRAILLKELQALCKKLAIRNLFGLNKVVRV
- a CDS encoding IS110 family transposase — encoded protein: MKQSSPGIGWLSAIRFTLEWGNMNRFSNGKKMASFTGLTSSEYSTGEKVHRGRIT